In Scomber japonicus isolate fScoJap1 chromosome 7, fScoJap1.pri, whole genome shotgun sequence, one genomic interval encodes:
- the rpl36 gene encoding 60S ribosomal protein L36 codes for MAIRYPMAVGLNKGHQVTKNVTAPKHSRRRGRLTKHSKFVRDMIREVCGFAPYERRAMELLKVSKDKRALKFIKKRIGTHIRAKRKREELSNVLAAMRKAAAKKD; via the exons ATGGCTATTCGCTACCCCATGGCCGTTGGCCTTAACAAAGGCCATCAAGTCACCAAAAATGTAACAGCTCCCAAACACAGCCGCCGGCGTGGG cgtctgaccaaacACAGCAAGTTTGTTAGGGATATGATCCGTGAAGTTTGTGGCTTTGCTCCGTATGAGAGGCGAGCCATGGAGCTGCTGAAAGTGTCCAAGGACAAGAGAGCCCTCAAGTTTATCAAGAAGAGG ATTGGCACTCACATCCGCgccaagagaaagagagaggagctgaGCAACGTGCTGGCCGCCATGAGGAAGGCAGCCGCTAAGAAGGACTAA